The window GCTATCAAAAGCCAAATGAAAAAAATGCTGAGCTCCAGGCAGAGGAAGCGGCTGTTAAAAAAGTAAGCGGTACTGTCATCCAAAAGAAAGAAAAGTCAGATCGTTTTATCTTTACGATCCAATCAAAAAAAGAATTATATCAAGTCGATGTCGACAAGCAAACGTTTAAGGTGCTTGTAGCAGAAAAGAAAAGCCCAACCTCTAAAGAAAAGAAAATGACAAAAATCACGGTCGAAGAAGCCATCCGAATTGCGGTAAAAGAAGTCGGAGGGACAGTGGATGATGCAGATCTTGAAACATTTAGCGGTATGCTTGTCTTTGAGGTGGAGCTGGATTTGCCTGACGGGCGAGAGGCAGAGGTGCTTGTGAACGCATATACAGGAGACATTGAAGGTATTACGTACGAAAACTAATCCTTTTCTCATGATTTTCTCATGTTTCTTTCCTTCCTTTATCATCTTCTTTCTTTAAGATAAAGGAGAAATCAAACAGAGGAGGACATGAACATGATGAAAAAAGTACTAGTAGCTACAGCATTAACAGGAACTCTTGTCGCAGGTGGTTTCACACTTCAAGCGCAAAATACAAATCAAACAGCACACGCCGAGCAGGTGGTGCAAAAGAAATCATCGTTTGTCTCAAAGAAACAAGCTGAAAAAGCAGCCCTAAAAGTGGTGAAAGGGTATGTGGACGATGTCGATCTTGAGCGTAAAAAAGGAAAATGGGTGTATGAGGTCGAGATTAAAAAAGGCGGCTTTGAATATAAAGTATATGTCGATGCCAAAACAGGAAAAGCGCTGAATGATCCAGTCAAAGAAAAGAAACAGAATGTGAAAATCACTAAAAAGCAGGCTGAAAAAATTGCCCTTGCAAAAGTAAAAGGAACAGTCACAGATTCTGATTTAGATAAAGAAAATGGTGTGTACTTGTATGAAGTCGAAATCACCACACCAAACGGCGAGGAAGTTGATTTTGAGATTTCCGCTAAAACAGGCAAAATCCTGAAGCAAGAATGGGATGATTAAGCCGCCAGCAATCCTAAGATAAATTTGTATGCGGTCTGAACCATTTATCCATCATGGATAGCTGGTTCAGACCGCTATTTTTGCTTAAATGATTGTATACAAGTACAAATGAATATCATCTTTTAAACTGAATAGGGTACTTCCATGTATCTGTACACCAAGCATGTTAATGCTTTTTATGTTGATTGCTTATCATTTCAGTTGTTCTTAAAAATGTCTCAATATCTTGAATATTATGACAATGGAGAGGTGATATTCTAATAGCCCCTTTAATTCCAAAGGAATCCAGCATCCTTTTAGAATAAATGCTTGTATTCAACCTTTCATATACGATCACACCGTGCTGTTCATATTCTCTTACTGCATCTTCATGGTTTGTTCCTTCTAACGATATGGCCACGATGAAATCTCTTTTTGATAAATCACGGTAATCAAGATGCACGGTCACTCCTTCGATCTCTCTTAGCCCTTTTACGTTGGGTGTCCCGTCTAGCATTATTTTTAATAAAGCCCTTTCTTGTTTTCCGATAGCTTCCATACCTGCTGCGAATAACTGTCGTCTGGCATTCACTGTTGTAAAATGACTTCCAAGCCAGCACACATAATCAACAATTGCGCTAATAGCCGCATAATGCGCAGGTGCTGGAGTTCCTAGACCCCATTCAGTTTCTTTCTTTCCTTTTAACTTATGATGAGGGAGAAGAGCAGCTCTTTCCGATAAATAAGCAACCCCGCAGCCTCTAACACCAAAAAATTTATATGGGGCAAAATTTATCACATCAACAGGGGTTTTTTCAATATCAATTAAACCATGAGGTGCATGTTGAACGGCATCAACCATGATAAATAAGTTTGGCTTCTTTTTTCTTGCCTCTTGTACAATTTGTTCAATGTCTAAAATAGCACCAGAGATATTCGAAGCATAGATGACGCTTAGAAGAACAGTATCTTGATCGATTAATGCCAAGATGTCTTCTACGTTCACTCCACCTGTTAAAGGATTAGACTTGGCCACTCTCAGCTCCTTGTTTAATTTATTTGCATAAAAACTAGCTGCGTCATAAGCTGCTGGATGTTCTAAGGATGTTGTGACAATATTTGTTCCTTTAATATGTTCTGCAATGATACCCGTAGTCTCAAAGATAGCTTGTGACGCTGTCAGATATGTAGCGAAGCTTCCTTGTTTCACGTTAAAAATGGTTTGAAGATCAACAATCCCCTTTTTCTGGATATCAATCAAGTGTTTTGCTGTTTTATGATTTCTTTCAGAACAATCTGGGATGCCATCAATGATTGAAAATATATGATTTGCCTGTTTTAAACGAAGGGAACCACCTGCATTATCAAAAAAAAGGCGTTCCTTTTTTAG is drawn from Bacillus pumilus and contains these coding sequences:
- a CDS encoding aminotransferase class V-fold PLP-dependent enzyme; amino-acid sequence: MNQTNLNMHISNDLLKKVREQFLYIDEDPILKKERLFFDNAGGSLRLKQANHIFSIIDGIPDCSERNHKTAKHLIDIQKKGIVDLQTIFNVKQGSFATYLTASQAIFETTGIIAEHIKGTNIVTTSLEHPAAYDAASFYANKLNKELRVAKSNPLTGGVNVEDILALIDQDTVLLSVIYASNISGAILDIEQIVQEARKKKPNLFIMVDAVQHAPHGLIDIEKTPVDVINFAPYKFFGVRGCGVAYLSERAALLPHHKLKGKKETEWGLGTPAPAHYAAISAIVDYVCWLGSHFTTVNARRQLFAAGMEAIGKQERALLKIMLDGTPNVKGLREIEGVTVHLDYRDLSKRDFIVAISLEGTNHEDAVREYEQHGVIVYERLNTSIYSKRMLDSFGIKGAIRISPLHCHNIQDIETFLRTTEMISNQHKKH
- a CDS encoding PepSY domain-containing protein, with protein sequence MSRKTKMVLALAGCLVVLAAFAMLMIQTIDQKILSEAEIKKIIAKDYNGNITNIDLINHKQDYTLTLENANGIYQIIASSASGQMKEIRQIKSYQKPNEKNAELQAEEAAVKKVSGTVIQKKEKSDRFIFTIQSKKELYQVDVDKQTFKVLVAEKKSPTSKEKKMTKITVEEAIRIAVKEVGGTVDDADLETFSGMLVFEVELDLPDGREAEVLVNAYTGDIEGITYEN
- a CDS encoding PepSY domain-containing protein; its protein translation is MMKKVLVATALTGTLVAGGFTLQAQNTNQTAHAEQVVQKKSSFVSKKQAEKAALKVVKGYVDDVDLERKKGKWVYEVEIKKGGFEYKVYVDAKTGKALNDPVKEKKQNVKITKKQAEKIALAKVKGTVTDSDLDKENGVYLYEVEITTPNGEEVDFEISAKTGKILKQEWDD